The Leguminivora glycinivorella isolate SPB_JAAS2020 chromosome 1, LegGlyc_1.1, whole genome shotgun sequence genome includes a region encoding these proteins:
- the LOC125226041 gene encoding interleukin-1 receptor-associated kinase 4, which produces MSANTEIRNLKEGTLDTIVKILHIVEDDWKKFMAFIPMDPQKENSDRKYNGEHIRLIEEHSKVVNEKCAKILFDEWGTSGQIRPTLKTVQHIALKAEMMRLADEIADILGEPHPPRPTQGPGAPVTDNITLLLNETSSEIRDTTAQMKSENNETNNDIQGQSTEQVYNMPNFKLIAKSVDTDESYKQESSNQQISEQSNEQVPYLQQLNIQPSGQVDYESEYQQFQTSVPNIPIFLGTTEGLTMSSKIDSSILQDPDLIHFDYEELQTATNNFSDICKVGSGGFGVVFKAPHPGHGLLAVKKTHNQPNQAEVMRTFNSEVRYLSQFRHMNIVPILGFSKNGPVPCIVCEFIEGGSLTEKISAKVLNERQRIAIMQGTAEGLRYLHSNHTGHPTTPSATDPSAQNVSRLHFVHGDVKSANILLTKDFVPKLCDFGLTKPYEETFIMPTTFGTQVYMAPEAMQGTVTPKSDIFSYGIVLLELLTGLKPFVVTDNTKVDIKTYIYEGLSSAKSISDFLDQSTQWTKAGDIFVLVKKCLEYNRHDRPTSEAICNILNTLK; this is translated from the exons ATGTCGGCCAATACAGAAATTCGCAATTTAAAAGAGGGCACCCTCGACACGATAGTGAAAATTTTGCATATTGTAGAAGACGATTGGAAGAAATTCATGGCGTTCATACCCATGGACCCCCAGAAGGAAAACTCGGATCGTAAATACAATGGTGAGCACATAAG ATTGATTGAGGAGCATTCCAAGGTTGTCAATGAAAAATGTGCAAAGATTTTGTTTGACGAATGGGGAACCTCAGGTCAAATAAGACCCACACTGAAGACTGTTCAGCACATTGCATTAAAAGCAGAGATGATGCGACTTGCAGATGAAATAGCTGACATTCTGGGag AACCACATCCCCCACGGCCTACACAAGGACCAGGAGCTCCTGTAACTGACAACATTACACTTTTACTGAATGAGACCAGCTCGGAAATAAGGGATACAACTGCTCAAATGAAGTCTGAAAATAATGAAACTAATAATGACATACAAGGACAGAGTACTGAACAAGTATATAACATGCCTAATTTTAAACTTATAGCTAAGTCTGTTGATACTGATGAGTCCTATAAACAAGAATCCAGCAATCAACAGATTAGTGAACAATCAAATGAACAAGTACCTTATCTTCAGCAACTTAATATCCAGCCTTCAGGTCAAGTAGATTATGAGTCTGAATATCAGCAATTTCAGACTTCTGTGCCCAATATTCCTATATTTCTAGGTACAACTGAAGGGCTGACAATGAGTAGTAAAATTGATTCATCAATCCTCCAAGACCCAGATTTGATTCACTTTGATTATGAGGAATTGCAAACTGCTACAAATAATTTTTCTGATATTTGTAAAGTAGGATCTGGTGGGTTTGGGGTTGTGTTCAAAGCTCCCCACCCAGGACACGGCCTGCTTGCAGTCAAGAAAACTCATAACCAGCCTAACCAAGCAGAAGTGATGAGAACATTTAATTCTGAAGTAAGATATCTATCGCAGTTTCGTCACATGAATATAGTTCCAATATTGGGATTTTCTAAAAATGGCCCAGTGCCTTGTATTGTTTGTGAATTTATTGAAGGTGGTTCTTTGACTGAGAAAATATCTGCTAAAGTATTAAATGAGAGGCAAAGAATAGCTATCATGCAGGGAACAGCAGAGGGGCTCCGCTACCTGCACAGCAACCACACAGGCCATCCCACCACGCCATCTGCAACAGACCCCAGTGCACAGAATGTCTCCAGACTTCATTTTGTCCATGGTGACGTCAAAAGTGCAAACATCTTGCTTACAAAAGACTTTGTCCCCAAG CTGTGTGACTTCGGCCTAACAAAACCGTACGAGGAAACATTCATCATGCCTACAACATTTGGAACTCAAGTATACATGGCACCGGAAGCAATGCAAGGCACCGTCACTCCCAAATCAGACATATTCAGCTACGGAATCGTCCTACTAGAACTCTTAACTGGCCTCAAACCTTTTGTAGTAACAGACAACACGAAAGTAGATATCAAGACTTACATTTATGAAGGATTGAGTAGTGCAAAAAGTATTTCTGATTTTTTGGACCAGTCTACTCAATGGACCAAGGCAGGAGATATTTTCGTGTTGGTTAAGAAATGTCTGGAGTACAACAGGCATGACCGGCCGACAAGTGAAGCTATATGTAATATACTGAACACCTTAAAATGA